A section of the Leptotrichia sp. HSP-342 genome encodes:
- a CDS encoding HU family DNA-binding protein produces MSKKEFVDAYAKVTGETKKRAEELVNAFLGTTEEFLVKGESIQFVGWGTFEVKERAAREGRNPSTGKPIKIDAKKVVKFKVGKKLADKVADTK; encoded by the coding sequence ATGTCAAAAAAAGAATTTGTAGATGCTTATGCAAAAGTAACAGGAGAAACAAAAAAAAGAGCAGAGGAATTAGTTAATGCTTTTTTAGGAACAACAGAAGAATTTTTAGTAAAAGGTGAAAGTATCCAATTTGTAGGTTGGGGAACTTTCGAAGTAAAAGAAAGAGCAGCTAGAGAAGGAAGAAATCCATCAACTGGTAAACCAATCAAAATAGACGCTAAAAAAGTAGTAAAATTCAAAGTTGGGAAAAAATTAGCTGATAAAGTTGCTGATACTAAATAA
- a CDS encoding glycerol dehydrogenase, producing MRKIINSPSKYIQGKDEISNLASYYKLRGNSGAYLLVDKFIFDNFKDKIVESFEKEGINYHVEVFGGECSKNEINRNIDILKEKKCDAVFGIGGGKTLDAAKAVSYYENIPVFIVPTIASTDAPCSALSVIYTPNGEFEEYLFLKANPDMVIMDTDVIVNAPARLLVAGIGDALATYYEAKACVDSNASSIAGGGITKAAIAIAELCKDTLFQDGLKAKIAVENKVVTQAVENIIEANTYLSGIGFESGGLAAAHAIHNGLTILEEGHHMYHGEKVAFGTITQLVLENRCLCEIKKVVEFCKSVGLPTTLDELGMGSVSKERLYEVAKASTAEGETIHNMPFKVTADDVFAAILVADKLGE from the coding sequence ATGAGAAAGATTATTAATTCGCCCTCAAAATACATTCAAGGAAAAGATGAAATCTCTAATTTGGCATCTTATTACAAATTACGTGGTAACAGCGGAGCATATCTTTTAGTAGATAAATTTATTTTTGATAATTTTAAGGATAAAATTGTTGAAAGCTTTGAAAAAGAAGGTATTAACTACCATGTTGAAGTTTTTGGGGGAGAATGTTCAAAAAATGAAATTAACCGAAATATTGATATTTTAAAAGAAAAAAAATGTGATGCAGTATTTGGAATCGGTGGAGGAAAAACTCTTGATGCCGCAAAAGCAGTGTCGTATTACGAAAATATTCCTGTCTTCATCGTTCCAACAATTGCTTCAACAGATGCACCATGCAGTGCCTTGTCAGTAATCTACACTCCAAATGGAGAATTTGAAGAATACCTGTTCTTAAAGGCAAATCCTGATATGGTAATAATGGATACTGACGTAATCGTAAATGCACCTGCCAGACTTCTTGTTGCTGGAATTGGAGATGCACTTGCTACTTATTATGAAGCCAAAGCCTGTGTTGATTCAAATGCCTCTTCAATCGCTGGAGGAGGGATTACAAAAGCTGCTATTGCAATTGCAGAATTATGTAAAGATACTTTATTCCAAGATGGTTTAAAAGCCAAAATTGCAGTAGAAAATAAAGTGGTTACGCAAGCTGTTGAAAATATAATCGAAGCAAATACTTATTTGAGCGGAATTGGATTTGAAAGTGGAGGACTTGCGGCAGCTCACGCTATTCATAACGGACTTACAATTCTGGAAGAAGGACATCACATGTATCATGGAGAAAAAGTTGCATTCGGAACAATTACGCAATTAGTTCTGGAAAACAGATGTCTATGCGAAATCAAAAAAGTTGTAGAGTTCTGTAAGAGTGTAGGGCTTCCTACAACATTGGATGAATTAGGAATGGGAAGTGTTTCCAAAGAAAGATTATATGAAGTAGCAAAAGCAAGTACAGCTGAAGGTGAAACAATCCACAACATGCCATTCAAAGTTACTGCCGATGATGTTTTTGCAGCAATACTTGTAGCAGATAAACTTGGTGAGTAA
- the clpB gene encoding ATP-dependent chaperone ClpB: MEQNFTQKSIEAISEANNFAIRYRHSDIKVEHLLLALVGQMDGLIPSVLKKMGIDTTDMIRKIESKLESFPKIEGGNSEPRANSELNRVLVGARDIAKKMGDSYISTEHLFLASHDNNSFLKDYGINKKQFETVLENVRGGRKVMTDNPESTYEALDKFGKDLVELARKGKLDPIIGRDNEIRRAIQILSRRNKNNPILIGEPGVGKTAIAEGIAQRILKGDVPENLKDKTIFSLDMGALVAGAKYRGEFEERLKAVLEEIEKSEGRIILFIDEVHNIVGAGKTEGSMDAGNLLKPMLARGEIKVIGATTIDEYRKYIEKDAALERRFQPVMVDEPTVEDTISILRGLKEKFEIFHGIRITDNAIVTAATMSDRYINDRFLPDKAIDLIDEAAAKVKTEINSMPTELDEVTRRVMQLEIEKVALEKEKDQASKDRLVTLEKELAELNEKKVAFKAQWESEKQEVEKIQNINTEIEKIKLQIADAQRKNDYNKLAELQYGKLPELEKQRADEEEKAKNQNPSANKLLKQEIDSEEIAEIVGKWTGIPVSKLLQGEREKILHLAEQMMKRVIGQDEAITTISDTIIRSRAGLKDPNRPIGSFIFLGPTGVGKTYLTKTLAFNLFDDESNIIRIDMSEYMDKFSTTRLIGAPPGYVGYEEGGQLTEAVRRKPYSVILFDEIEKAHPDVFNILLQLLDDGRLTDGKGKVVDFKNTIIIMTSNIGSEIILEDPQVSESTKEAVLNEMKHRFKPEFLNRIDDIIVFKALGKESVKNIISLILDEINDKLKEQYIKIEFTDKALDYIVNEAYDPAYGARPLKRFVQKDIETNLSKMILSNEVPENSTVVLDSDGEKLIYDVKK; the protein is encoded by the coding sequence ATGGAACAGAACTTTACGCAAAAAAGTATTGAGGCTATTTCAGAGGCTAATAACTTTGCGATTAGATATAGACATTCTGATATAAAGGTGGAACATTTGTTGCTTGCACTTGTGGGGCAGATGGATGGATTGATTCCTAGCGTGCTTAAGAAAATGGGAATTGATACGACTGATATGATTAGGAAAATTGAAAGCAAACTGGAAAGTTTTCCTAAGATTGAAGGCGGAAATAGTGAGCCAAGAGCGAATAGTGAATTAAATAGAGTTCTCGTTGGAGCAAGAGATATTGCAAAGAAAATGGGAGACAGCTATATTAGTACAGAACATTTGTTTTTGGCAAGTCATGATAATAACAGCTTTTTAAAAGATTATGGAATAAATAAGAAACAGTTTGAAACTGTACTTGAAAATGTAAGAGGAGGTAGAAAAGTTATGACAGATAATCCAGAAAGTACATATGAAGCATTAGATAAATTTGGAAAAGATCTTGTTGAACTGGCTCGAAAAGGTAAACTTGATCCAATTATTGGAAGAGATAATGAAATCCGACGGGCTATACAGATTTTATCAAGAAGAAATAAAAATAATCCGATTCTGATTGGTGAGCCTGGAGTTGGGAAAACAGCTATTGCAGAAGGGATTGCACAAAGAATACTAAAGGGCGATGTGCCTGAAAATTTGAAGGATAAGACAATTTTCTCGCTTGACATGGGTGCCTTGGTTGCAGGGGCGAAATATCGTGGGGAATTTGAGGAAAGATTAAAAGCGGTATTGGAAGAAATTGAAAAAAGTGAAGGAAGAATAATTCTTTTCATTGATGAAGTACATAATATTGTGGGAGCAGGAAAAACAGAGGGATCTATGGATGCTGGAAACCTTTTGAAGCCAATGCTTGCACGTGGGGAAATAAAGGTTATCGGAGCTACTACAATTGACGAATATAGAAAATATATTGAAAAGGATGCGGCACTTGAGCGTAGATTTCAGCCTGTAATGGTAGATGAGCCGACTGTGGAAGATACAATTTCAATCTTACGTGGATTGAAAGAAAAATTTGAGATTTTCCATGGAATCAGAATTACGGATAATGCGATAGTTACAGCGGCTACAATGAGTGACAGATATATAAATGACAGGTTTTTGCCAGATAAAGCGATTGACTTGATTGATGAGGCAGCTGCGAAAGTTAAGACTGAAATTAATTCAATGCCGACAGAATTGGATGAAGTGACAAGACGTGTTATGCAGCTTGAAATTGAAAAAGTGGCACTTGAGAAGGAAAAAGATCAGGCTTCTAAAGATAGACTTGTTACATTGGAAAAAGAATTGGCAGAACTTAACGAGAAAAAAGTCGCATTTAAGGCACAATGGGAAAGTGAAAAGCAGGAAGTTGAAAAAATTCAAAATATTAATACAGAAATTGAGAAAATTAAACTTCAAATTGCTGATGCACAAAGAAAAAATGACTATAACAAACTGGCTGAACTGCAATACGGTAAACTGCCAGAACTAGAAAAACAAAGAGCAGATGAAGAAGAAAAAGCCAAAAATCAAAATCCAAGTGCAAATAAATTATTAAAACAGGAAATTGACAGTGAAGAAATAGCAGAAATTGTTGGAAAATGGACTGGAATACCAGTTTCAAAATTATTACAGGGAGAACGTGAAAAAATCTTACATCTTGCAGAACAGATGATGAAAAGAGTAATCGGACAAGATGAAGCAATCACAACAATAAGTGACACAATAATTCGTTCACGTGCTGGATTAAAAGATCCAAACCGTCCAATTGGTTCATTCATCTTCTTAGGACCAACAGGGGTAGGTAAGACTTATTTGACAAAAACTCTTGCATTTAACCTGTTTGACGACGAAAGCAATATTATTAGAATTGATATGAGTGAATACATGGATAAATTCAGCACCACAAGATTAATCGGAGCGCCTCCAGGGTATGTAGGATACGAAGAAGGTGGACAATTGACAGAAGCTGTAAGAAGAAAACCTTATTCAGTAATCCTGTTTGACGAAATTGAAAAGGCTCATCCAGATGTATTTAATATTCTGTTGCAGCTACTTGACGATGGAAGGCTTACAGATGGTAAAGGGAAAGTTGTAGACTTTAAGAACACAATTATCATTATGACTTCAAATATTGGAAGTGAAATCATATTAGAAGATCCGCAAGTTTCAGAGTCTACAAAAGAAGCTGTATTAAATGAAATGAAACATAGATTTAAGCCAGAATTCTTGAACAGAATTGATGATATTATCGTATTTAAAGCATTAGGAAAAGAAAGCGTAAAAAATATTATCTCACTTATCCTTGATGAAATAAACGATAAATTAAAGGAACAATACATAAAAATTGAATTTACAGACAAAGCTCTGGACTACATCGTAAACGAGGCGTATGACCCAGCTTACGGAGCAAGACCTCTAAAACGTTTTGTTCAAAAAGATATAGAAACTAACTTATCAAAAATGATTTTGAGCAATGAAGTGCCTGAAAACAGTACAGTTGTGCTGGATAGTGATGGGGAAAAATTGATTTATGATGTGAAGAAATAG
- a CDS encoding ABC transporter permease: MNELLVFLQSLPEAFKTGFIYSIMVMGVYLTYKILDFPDMSVDGTFPLGGFVFAAFALSKNGFFGITSPIMGLILAVICGMIAGYVTGALHVYLKINGLLSGILVMTGLYSINSRIVGMPNVFISPERSIYEIISYEKNFIPFSIIFVILLVLKGLYDYKIKENKYMIRSLVVYTAFVIGLIIYVANTKDVKLMLTILIAFIIKMIIDYILTSKFGFALRALGNNEQLVVSLGVNEKRLKIFGLMLANGVVALAGALFAQNIKVADLQSGVGTIVIGLAAIILGLGVLKKSQVINEISIVTIGSLMYYFIINLALMSNSWTRNMYEGLHFSDNVIKILEVKPTDVKVITAIILAVILWNELIQKTKKGKKKVKLIEKGEAN, from the coding sequence ATGAATGAATTATTAGTATTTTTACAAAGTCTTCCAGAGGCTTTTAAAACTGGATTTATATATTCGATAATGGTTATGGGAGTGTATTTGACTTATAAAATACTTGATTTTCCAGATATGTCAGTGGATGGAACATTTCCACTTGGAGGATTTGTATTTGCGGCATTTGCACTTTCTAAAAATGGTTTTTTTGGAATAACAAGTCCAATTATGGGGCTAATTCTAGCGGTTATATGTGGAATGATTGCAGGATATGTGACAGGAGCCTTGCACGTTTATTTAAAAATTAACGGGCTGCTTTCAGGAATTTTAGTAATGACGGGACTTTATAGTATAAACTCCAGAATTGTTGGAATGCCTAATGTATTTATATCGCCAGAAAGAAGTATTTATGAAATAATTTCTTATGAAAAGAACTTTATACCTTTTTCAATTATATTTGTAATTTTACTTGTATTGAAAGGGCTTTATGACTATAAAATTAAAGAAAATAAATATATGATTAGAAGTCTAGTTGTTTATACTGCTTTTGTAATTGGACTGATAATTTATGTTGCAAATACAAAAGATGTAAAACTTATGCTTACAATACTTATCGCATTTATTATAAAAATGATTATTGATTATATCTTGACATCAAAATTTGGATTTGCATTAAGAGCATTGGGGAATAATGAGCAGCTTGTAGTAAGTCTTGGGGTAAATGAAAAAAGACTAAAAATATTTGGATTAATGCTGGCAAATGGAGTTGTGGCATTAGCAGGTGCATTGTTTGCACAAAATATTAAAGTTGCAGATTTGCAGTCTGGAGTAGGAACAATTGTTATTGGACTTGCAGCAATTATTTTAGGACTTGGAGTATTGAAAAAATCACAAGTAATAAACGAAATTTCCATTGTTACAATAGGATCTTTAATGTATTATTTTATAATAAATCTAGCTTTGATGTCAAACAGCTGGACAAGAAATATGTATGAAGGGCTTCATTTCAGTGATAATGTTATAAAGATACTGGAAGTTAAACCAACAGATGTAAAAGTTATAACAGCGATAATTCTTGCAGTAATTTTATGGAATGAATTAATTCAAAAAACTAAAAAAGGTAAGAAAAAAGTAAAATTGATTGAGAAGGGAGAGGCAAATTAA
- a CDS encoding ABC transporter ATP-binding protein codes for MIELKNLHKTFFSELGTEKQVFKGLNFTINDGDFITIIGSNGAGKSTLLNVLNGQIIPDGGNVVLNGNDITNIEQHKRAKWISQVYQNPTMGTAPSMTVLENLSMAKNKGKRFNFTFGLDVKNIEFYKKQLASLGLGLENQLFTQVGLLSGGQRQCLSLIMATLNRPDILLLDEHTAALDPQTSEIILEKTKEIIEKNNITSLMITHNMQDAITYGNRLIMLHAGEVIFDIKGEEKKKLTVEKLLEMFKTKDAKLSDKDIF; via the coding sequence ATGATAGAGTTAAAAAATTTACATAAAACTTTCTTCTCTGAACTGGGAACAGAAAAACAAGTATTTAAAGGCTTGAATTTTACAATAAATGATGGGGATTTTATAACAATTATTGGAAGTAACGGTGCTGGAAAGTCTACACTTTTAAACGTTTTGAATGGACAAATTATTCCAGATGGAGGAAATGTTGTTTTAAATGGAAATGATATAACAAATATAGAACAGCATAAAAGAGCAAAATGGATTTCACAAGTTTATCAAAATCCAACAATGGGAACAGCTCCATCAATGACAGTACTGGAAAATTTGTCAATGGCTAAAAATAAAGGAAAGCGCTTTAATTTTACTTTTGGATTAGATGTAAAAAATATTGAATTTTATAAAAAGCAGTTAGCAAGTCTGGGACTTGGACTGGAAAATCAATTGTTTACACAGGTAGGACTTCTATCTGGTGGGCAAAGACAATGTTTATCATTAATAATGGCAACTCTAAATCGTCCAGATATATTACTGCTGGATGAGCATACAGCAGCACTTGATCCTCAGACTTCAGAAATAATTTTGGAAAAGACAAAGGAAATTATTGAAAAAAATAATATAACAAGTCTTATGATAACGCATAATATGCAAGATGCCATAACTTATGGAAATAGACTTATTATGCTTCATGCAGGAGAGGTAATTTTTGACATAAAAGGCGAGGAAAAGAAAAAACTGACGGTGGAAAAACTGCTTGAAATGTTTAAAACAAAAGATGCAAAGTTATCTGACAAAGATATATTTTAA
- a CDS encoding ABC transporter substrate-binding protein has product MKKILLVVVSLLMVLACGNKNSDTVSGKNSSQPADNKQVFKIGVTQFMEHPSLNLAKKGFEDAFKEAGINADFDEKNANGEVTNANLIASNYKVDKKDLVFGIATPSAQALVNNISDIPVLFSAVTDPASAKLLNPNVTGTSDKVENIAVQLDLLLKIKPDVKKVGVLYNPSEQNSAVQVQEIQKIAKEKNIEVVLQGISNFGELAQATKNLLGVTDALYLPTDNLVVSGANFVASEAIAAKKPVIASENSSVELGALFTMGLDYYALGKRTGEMAIEILKGKPVSQIPFETSKQMKLYVNQKTAQALGLDIKNPLFNGAEFVGK; this is encoded by the coding sequence ATGAAAAAAATATTATTAGTAGTTGTAAGTTTATTAATGGTATTAGCTTGTGGAAATAAAAACAGTGATACTGTCAGTGGAAAAAATAGTTCACAGCCAGCTGATAATAAACAAGTTTTTAAAATTGGTGTAACACAGTTTATGGAACATCCATCACTTAATTTGGCAAAAAAAGGATTTGAGGATGCATTCAAGGAAGCTGGTATAAATGCAGATTTTGATGAAAAGAATGCAAATGGGGAAGTAACAAATGCAAATTTAATAGCTTCAAATTATAAGGTAGACAAAAAAGACTTGGTATTTGGGATCGCAACACCATCTGCACAAGCGTTGGTAAATAATATTTCAGATATTCCAGTGCTATTTTCAGCTGTTACAGATCCAGCAAGTGCAAAACTTCTGAATCCAAATGTAACAGGAACAAGTGATAAAGTAGAAAATATTGCAGTACAATTGGATTTACTTTTGAAAATAAAGCCTGATGTAAAAAAAGTTGGAGTTCTCTATAATCCATCAGAACAAAATTCGGCCGTTCAAGTTCAGGAAATTCAAAAAATTGCCAAGGAAAAAAATATAGAAGTTGTGTTGCAGGGAATAAGCAATTTTGGTGAATTGGCACAGGCTACTAAAAATTTATTGGGAGTAACTGATGCATTGTATTTACCGACAGATAATCTTGTTGTATCAGGGGCAAACTTTGTCGCTTCCGAAGCGATTGCAGCTAAAAAACCTGTAATTGCAAGTGAAAACTCTTCTGTAGAACTGGGAGCATTGTTCACAATGGGGCTTGACTACTACGCATTAGGAAAACGTACTGGAGAAATGGCAATCGAAATTCTTAAAGGGAAACCTGTTTCTCAAATTCCTTTTGAAACTTCAAAACAAATGAAATTATATGTAAATCAGAAGACAGCACAGGCATTGGGACTGGATATAAAAAATCCATTGTTTAATGGAGCTGAATTTGTAGGAAAATAA
- a CDS encoding HAD family hydrolase, with protein MENINSKKIKNIVFDLGNVLIKFDKDTYLKEKLPKEKREVFHQNVINTKEWLMLDRGTLTYPEAKKIFKERSPYLATEIDNFFDKDFFELLKPIKQNIELLYKLRDHYEYKLYVLSNFHKDSYEYVFKHNDFFRLFEGCLISCYFKLLKPEEKIYDTLLYEFGLIPEETLFIDDMKENIEAAENKGIKGLHLPDYTKLEEELKNILKI; from the coding sequence ATGGAAAATATAAATTCTAAAAAAATAAAAAATATAGTATTTGATTTAGGAAATGTTTTAATAAAATTTGATAAAGACACATATTTAAAAGAAAAATTACCTAAAGAAAAAAGAGAAGTATTTCATCAAAATGTAATTAATACAAAAGAATGGTTAATGCTTGACAGGGGAACTTTGACTTATCCTGAAGCTAAGAAGATTTTTAAGGAAAGAAGTCCATATTTGGCTACTGAAATTGATAATTTTTTTGACAAGGATTTTTTTGAATTGTTAAAGCCTATAAAACAAAATATTGAGCTTCTTTATAAATTAAGAGATCATTATGAATACAAATTATATGTGCTTTCAAATTTTCACAAGGACTCATACGAATATGTCTTTAAACACAACGATTTCTTTAGATTATTTGAAGGCTGCCTAATTTCATGCTATTTCAAACTTTTAAAGCCAGAAGAAAAAATTTATGATACTCTTCTTTATGAATTTGGATTAATTCCAGAAGAAACATTGTTTATTGATGATATGAAGGAAAATATTGAAGCCGCTGAAAATAAAGGAATCAAAGGACTTCATTTGCCAGATTATACTAAATTAGAAGAGGAATTGAAAAACATTTTGAAAATTTAA
- a CDS encoding proline--tRNA ligase, which yields MRLSRAFLKTYKEAPKEAQIVSHQLMLRAFMIKQLTRGVYTYLPFGYRVLKKIENITREEMDRAGAQELLMPVLQPASLWEESGRWFAYGPELMRLKDRNEREFSLGPTHEEVITDVVRDSISSYKELPFNVYQIQTKFRDEMRPRFGLMRGREFVMKDAYSFHLTQESLDEEYLNMKDTYSRIFERMGLNYRAVEADTGSIGGDASHEFMVLAESGEDDILYSDSSDYAANVEKATSIIELKESDEEKLPKELVETPNAKTIEELANFFNIPKEKTVKAVMLKEVLEDGEKFVLALIRGDLDVNPIKLKNVIGASTELEMMSEEECEKFGLVAGYAGSYEKKEGLYVVIDETVKYVRNFALGANKADYHYINVNLEDLAYDLVADIRTARAGDLSPDGKGLLKIARGIEVGHIFKLGEKYSKALNATVLDENGKQAVMKMGCYGMGMSRIISAAIEQNHDEYGIIWPKAIAPYHVDVIIANMKDETQVNIGEQLYNELNQNKIETVLDDRNERAGFKFKDADLIGFPLKIVVGKGAADGIVEVKDRKTGESTDVKVEEVLNFVKNFMAE from the coding sequence ATGAGATTATCAAGAGCATTTTTAAAAACATATAAGGAAGCACCAAAAGAGGCTCAAATTGTGAGCCATCAGCTTATGCTTAGAGCATTTATGATTAAACAGCTTACGCGAGGGGTTTATACTTATTTACCATTTGGATACAGAGTTCTAAAAAAAATAGAAAATATTACAAGAGAAGAAATGGATAGAGCAGGGGCTCAGGAACTTCTTATGCCTGTACTGCAACCTGCTTCACTTTGGGAAGAATCTGGACGTTGGTTTGCTTATGGGCCTGAACTTATGAGATTAAAAGACAGAAACGAAAGGGAATTTTCGCTTGGACCTACTCACGAGGAAGTTATTACAGATGTTGTAAGAGATTCAATTTCATCGTACAAGGAACTGCCTTTTAACGTTTATCAGATTCAGACAAAATTTAGGGATGAAATGCGTCCAAGATTCGGTCTTATGCGTGGAAGGGAATTTGTGATGAAGGATGCTTACAGTTTCCATTTGACACAGGAGTCGCTTGACGAGGAATATTTGAACATGAAAGACACTTATTCAAGAATTTTTGAAAGAATGGGACTTAATTACAGGGCAGTTGAGGCTGATACAGGTTCTATTGGAGGTGATGCTTCGCACGAATTTATGGTGCTTGCAGAAAGTGGAGAAGATGATATTTTATACAGCGACTCTTCAGATTATGCGGCAAACGTTGAAAAAGCAACAAGCATTATTGAACTAAAAGAAAGCGATGAAGAAAAACTTCCAAAAGAATTAGTTGAAACTCCAAATGCAAAAACAATTGAAGAGCTGGCTAATTTCTTTAATATTCCTAAAGAAAAAACTGTAAAGGCAGTAATGTTAAAAGAAGTTCTTGAAGATGGGGAAAAATTTGTGCTGGCTCTAATTCGTGGAGATTTGGATGTAAATCCTATAAAATTAAAAAATGTAATTGGAGCTTCTACAGAACTTGAAATGATGAGCGAGGAAGAATGCGAAAAATTCGGGCTGGTTGCTGGATATGCAGGCTCTTATGAAAAAAAAGAAGGCTTATACGTTGTAATTGACGAAACTGTAAAATATGTAAGAAACTTTGCTTTAGGTGCTAATAAAGCTGATTATCACTATATAAACGTAAATCTTGAAGACTTGGCATACGACTTAGTTGCAGATATTAGAACTGCGAGAGCTGGAGATCTCTCCCCTGATGGAAAAGGATTACTAAAAATTGCACGTGGAATAGAAGTTGGACATATTTTCAAACTTGGAGAAAAATATTCAAAAGCCCTAAATGCTACTGTTCTTGATGAAAATGGAAAACAAGCCGTTATGAAAATGGGATGTTACGGAATGGGAATGTCAAGAATCATTTCAGCCGCAATCGAACAAAACCACGATGAATACGGTATAATCTGGCCAAAAGCAATAGCTCCTTACCATGTTGATGTAATAATCGCCAATATGAAAGACGAAACACAGGTAAATATAGGTGAACAATTGTATAATGAACTAAATCAAAATAAAATTGAAACTGTATTAGACGACAGAAATGAAAGAGCAGGATTCAAATTCAAAGATGCCGACTTAATAGGTTTCCCACTAAAAATAGTTGTTGGAAAAGGTGCAGCTGATGGAATTGTGGAAGTGAAAGATAGAAAAACTGGGGAAAGTACGGATGTAAAAGTTGAAGAAGTTTTGAATTTTGTGAAGAATTTTATGGCAGAATAA
- a CDS encoding ABC transporter substrate-binding protein: MKKLLILISALTLMVLSCGNSGSENKGSSGAGTSSKKYRIGITQIASHPALDSAREGFKAAFKEAGIEADFDEKNANGETANANLIANNFVSSKEDLIFAIATNAAQPAAQATNDIPVVFSAITDPRSAGILKDNVTGVSDRMDVKQQLELLKKLSPNIKTVGVLYNSSEQNSKVQVEDLKKAAKELGINIVEKSIVQANEIPQAVDNLVREIDAIYLPTDNLVASVVSLITDKATAAKKIVFGGEAAHVKGGALITQGVSYYEIGKEAGKMAIEILKNGKKPSEIQFKTMPLNEIVVNGKTLAALGISLPEDIKSKAQVIQ, translated from the coding sequence ATGAAAAAATTATTGATTTTAATTAGTGCATTGACACTTATGGTTTTAAGCTGTGGAAATTCTGGTAGTGAGAATAAAGGTAGTAGTGGAGCTGGGACAAGCTCTAAGAAGTATAGAATTGGAATTACACAGATTGCATCACATCCAGCACTTGACAGTGCAAGGGAAGGATTTAAGGCGGCTTTTAAGGAAGCAGGAATTGAAGCTGATTTTGATGAGAAAAATGCAAATGGAGAAACAGCTAATGCAAATTTGATTGCCAATAACTTTGTTAGTTCAAAAGAGGACTTGATATTCGCGATTGCAACAAATGCAGCTCAACCAGCGGCACAAGCGACAAATGATATACCTGTTGTGTTTTCGGCGATTACAGATCCACGATCGGCTGGAATTTTGAAGGATAATGTGACTGGTGTAAGTGATAGAATGGATGTAAAACAACAATTGGAATTGTTAAAGAAATTAAGTCCTAACATAAAAACAGTTGGGGTACTTTATAATTCTTCGGAACAAAATTCAAAGGTTCAAGTGGAAGATTTGAAAAAAGCGGCAAAGGAACTAGGAATAAATATTGTTGAAAAAAGTATTGTTCAAGCAAATGAAATACCTCAGGCGGTAGATAATCTAGTTAGGGAAATAGATGCAATTTATTTGCCAACAGATAATCTTGTGGCATCTGTTGTAAGCTTGATTACAGACAAAGCAACAGCGGCTAAAAAAATAGTATTTGGTGGGGAAGCGGCTCATGTAAAAGGCGGAGCTTTGATCACACAAGGTGTAAGTTATTATGAAATAGGGAAAGAAGCTGGTAAAATGGCAATTGAAATTTTGAAGAACGGTAAAAAGCCTAGTGAAATTCAATTTAAGACAATGCCTTTAAATGAAATTGTAGTAAATGGAAAGACACTTGCGGCACTTGGAATTTCATTACCTGAGGATATAAAATCTAAGGCACAGGTTATTCAGTAA